Sequence from the Peromyscus eremicus chromosome 4, PerEre_H2_v1, whole genome shotgun sequence genome:
GACTGAAGCATGCTAGTGATCTAATCTGAAGAAGGATGGGCAAACAGATCCCTCTGGGCATTATGGGGTAGAGACTCACCCCAAGATGTCTATATAAAGCTACACATAGTGATGTGAtaatatataaagacaaacatgggCAATATGAgcaatataaacaaaaacttCTCCGTggtcataatttaaaaaacaacaacaaacaacctaCATAGACAACATAAAGCATTACCCATAACACCAGGTTTTTCTTAGATTGAAATATTTGCACGTATCagtttcctcccccccccccccgtacccCCCCCCCATAGTTTCCAAGTTTGCATCCTTCAAGAATAACCACCTGGCCCTCTGCCAAATTATAAGCAGAAGCTGAGTGAGTCCTGAACCAGTGTGATATACAAAAGCATGTAAAAACACATGACGTATGTAGAAAAATAGGAGAGAATTGATTTCTCCACGCATCTGTGTAGATGAGAACTCTAGTATACACATTCCATAATACATGTCCTGTTCTCCAGCCAAAAGTACCATGAAGACACCCCAGGGCAAGGAGGGAACATGTTTCTATTCCCAACGGCTTGAGTAATTGGGAGTCAAGGATGGTACTCCCCTTGTTCTCTATATAATTGCGTTAAAGAGCAGTGTTACCAGGAGAAAAGCAGTGAATACCGGGTAGTGCACAATAGGAGATGGAAATAGATACAAGAAGCTCCGTCTCCAGGGGCAGTTTGTTCTATTTGCTGGGCTACAGACTCGCAGCTGATAATGCaagttgtaattaatataaaagcAAGAGACAATATGGGCAGAGCTTGTAGTCTCGGGGCCACAGGAGAGCGCTCGGCTGCTCTCCTTGGCTTCTCATTTGCACAGGGCTTCCCCTAGAAAACACAATTCTGCCAGTGTTTTCTCccttgaaagtttaaaaaaaaattgatttagcACCATCATTGAATTTTGCTAAATctagaaaagagaacagagaggacAGGAGTCTCTGGGCACAAGAAGCAAATCCTCTACGCACTGCTTTTGTTGAGGCTGAGGATAGGCTGCAATTACCCTTCAAACCAGAACGGCACTTCCAGGAGGGTCCTGCCTATAGGATAATGCTTAATAAGTCCTGGCCAATTGGTAGTGTTTCTCATATCCAAGCATTCCCCATAGTGCACAGTTCATTCCTCGGATCACTGGGGTAAAATGTGCACGAGTTTCTAAATAAAACCGTAAAAGTAAAACGTCTTAGGCTtgaaggaggaaacaggagccACTATTGTATTTAAGATTTGACAAAAATAATctgagctcatttttttttagacTCCATATGAAAAGTTATTCCCTGCAAGtgagacagaggagaagacagaagaagAGAGTCAACTCTTGGGGCCACCTCTAACAGGCCATGTGACCAGGAGTGAAGGCTTCCCTTGACTGTTCTTTTGGACTGATGTCCTTTATCTCTTTAAAATTCTGAAGTCACACACGATAATTCCTAAGGTCATGTCTACTTACGTCTATCTtgaaaagtactttaaaaataaccaacagattttttttctagaacccGTATAACTAAATAACATAAAGCCAAGAAGTACATAGGACGCTTGAAAGCACAGTAAAGTAACTTAAGATATACACTCATAGCtacacagtaacagaaaacacaTTCAAAGACATGTTCATTAGCTGAGGAGGCACACAGACTTATCTGACTTGACACATTTAAACAACAAAaggtagatatatatatatatatatatatatatatatatatatatatatatatatatatttgtgtcaATACTTCCAGTTAATATGAAGTTACTTATGTCCTGTGGCTTTAAGGCCTTTTCAGTTCTAGTTAACAGTGTAGacagaattgtttttaaaaagatgtgagCACTCTTATCCCAGGCCATTCAAGTCCACAAGTTAAAAATGTTCATGGTATGGCTGGGATAAATGTTGGAATTTCAACTTTTTGATTATGACGTTGACCAAGAACTCAGGACAACAGTGTGTGCTTTTAGAAGCCAgagtccttttttgtttgtttgtttgtttttgtttttttgagacagggtttctctgtgtagctttggagcctatcctggaacttgctctgtagaccaggctggcctctggaactcacagagatccgcctgcctctgcgtcctgagtgctgggattaaaggtgtgcagcaccatggCCCGGCTAGAAGCcagattctttaaaaatgtaaagaaagctGGAGATTTTGCCTCAACATTTGTACCATTACATCAGTCTTTGGGAATGAACACAGAGGCACATCTCATGCAAGGGCAACATCCTTTGCAAATGATTGTTCCATTGAGTGGTGGACTCCCgaagaagacagaaacacattTGTTACTGCAAGGAGTGTTATAAAATGCTTTCTATAATTTTGAAATGTGCTGGGATATCCCATAGACCACTCCGTACGTAAACAGCCAAGACAATGATGTCAAATAATACCAAGTTTTCTCGCAGCATTGTGAGTGTCTATGTGATCGCCGAGTGTACTTCGGTTCCACAGTGACACTGAAGACATACGCCAACTGCATAACCTAAATAACTCAAATGATGTAGATATTCTTGATGAGAAATAAACAGGAACACTTCCAACAAGCAGAAACTTCAGCagcaacaaataacaaaaagccATGTCCTCCATTAGGGTCCTTAAGAAAGGACACTGAGTTTCAAAGTAAAACTTTCTAACATTGGGTCCCAGAGACTTTGAGTAAAGCCTAGCCTAACACCTGCTACCACACTTCAGTGTGAGAAACTAACAGACAAAAGACACCACCGCTATTAATGCTCATATCATCATCCTTCCTTCACCTTCCATAGGCCAAGCACTCGAACCCAAACCTCTCCTCACTCTGTCCTCACTTCTGATTTTTCAAGTAATAATGGAATTTATCTACCAGCACTTGACCATTTTCTGTCAAGAGCAAGATCCTGGTGATTCTCTCCTCTGACCTAAcccattaaaacaacaacaacaacaacaaactgtaTCGACATAAATATACTTGACATATTCAGAAATGCAAAAACAATAGCAGCATATGTTCATTTAAACTTCAGcccagaaatgaaaataaaacgtCATTTACTTATGATGTTATCAGAGCCAGCCAATTTTAAGGTACCTGCCAATTCATATTAATTCATGTaactatattttctttacttaattctttcaaagaaagtaaaatagaGCTGTTTGGCATTGTAAACAGGAGTGGTATAACTATATACCCATATGCACTGCAGACAAGTGTAACTAGGAGAGTATATTTCAAACAAGTATGCTTTGGTCATGCAACCCTGATACAAAGATGTATGATATCTTTATACGTAAATATTATGATGATACATACTTGTCTGTACTATATCTAAAAAGTTGATCTCCcattatataaaatagaaaatttggATATTACCAATTTTTTAGTACTTCAACAATCTAGgaaaaacataattattttacAACAGTTTTCAAGTTGAAActtaaaataaatgctttcctgaCATGTTTGTTTTAAACATGATAAATTTGAATGTCTGGGAAGCTTAGCATGAGCTGCAGctggaaaacacagttgagttgCCTTTGATTATCATCTATTTTTCCCTCAACAGTATTCTGAAGAATACTATCATAGCCATGTGCTACCTACAACAATTATCCTTATGCTATAGTAAGAGTAGGAGTTAAAAACACATcctaatattaaaaaattagCATCCCTCATGAATTGACTTAACACAGTACAACCACCAAAGttgcacattttattttctctttgtttccaaaCTTCCCCTTATCATCATGCACATAGTGTTTGttaataataaatgaacaaatccAGTATCCTCACTGGATGTAAAGAATGGAACGCAAGACCACTACGGGTCTCCTTGTAATGCATCTATGTCGTATCAGAATACTTGTGTGACATTATAGAATACAAAATTAGCACAATACCCGGTAATAGTACATAAAAATCATTCCTAAACGTCTGTCGAGAATATTAGCTTTGAAGATATTTATTCAGTCAACAACCttcattcatttatgttttcAAGTAtgttaataaaatggaaaattatatTGGCGCTTAATATCCTGCCCTTGATAGTTCTTTCATGCTTTTCAGTGCACAGAACTACAAAGTtagtctttcattttttctttcactctttctccttgtctgctccctctacacacacataacacacacacacacacacacacacacacacacacacacgcacgcatgcacgcacagtGTAGCTTGATACCACTTAATAAGGATAGAGGTGTATGTGTTTTTGGGGTGTCAAACAGCTGTCACAAACTGTCACCTCCACAAGAGAAACCTTGGCACACAATAAATGAAACTACACTTCTTTTTTAGCTGTCATTATTCATAGCCAATAAGTTGAACTGCTCACGGCATTTCATGTGCAAATAAAACCTCGAAGTAGCTCAGTAGATCAGAATAGTGGGCcaacagagaaaacagagaaaacaccACGCTGTCTGGGTCCTTCTGAAGTGGCTGATCATCACCCTGCACCAGCGTGCAGCAAATGAGATCCAGCCTGGGGCAAGGCATTAAATATGCATatcaaagcaaatgaaaaaaaataaacctgaTGACTCAAATTGGACACATTTATATGCTGAAAATGTCCCCCTTACATCACTTTCAGGTAGGGATTCTGTGGTCTTTTCCCTCTCTTGTGACTAAGGGGTTGAGGGATGACAAGTTTGTAGGACCGGGTGAGAAACCTTTAGAAGGAGGCCCTTTGTCGGGTAGGAGGGGGTGGCCTAGGCACAAATGCAGTGGATATGCCTCTGGTACCTAAAATGCTGCAGAGCCTTCAAGGATTTCTCTCTCGTCCCGCATGGAGCACAAGCATGGGGCAGACCTCTCCATTCCCCACTCAGTATGCTGGTGGAACAAATTATGGCTTCATTTCAAAACAAATAGCAGGGGGCTAAAGAAAAAATGCTGTAGTTCAGATCTCTAGGAAATAAAAGGCTTTAAATTATGACGCCCAATGAGGTGGCAAGCCCTCACGGATTCAAAATAAATCAGTTGTCATATTTACTTGATTGGGGGCTTGAAAGGGTAGCAACAAATGCTACAGTTGACTCTTTTATCCGAAGATGATGATTGTTAAATTATTCAAGCACTATTCTCTTAGGCACCACCTCCTTCTTGAGTCTGTATTTAAATATTACACTAGCTTCACAAATTGGCGCTGTATATCAGCCAATACTCTATCTACAACGCCTAGTTTCTCCTATTGCCTCTACGTAAACATCAGCACCCCCTAACTCCATACATCCACCAGAAAACCCATTGTCAAGAAACTGTTGTAGAAAACCAACTAGTCACAACCCCACAAAATAACACGAGCAAAAGAGCTTTTGATGCAGAAGGAACTAGGGACCTCTCATGCTCCAAGCCGCGTAGATACATCCCCCTCTGTTCTCACCCCCATAATACAAATGCATATGAACTCAGAAACAGAAAGTGATGAAAATAAGTAaggaacaataataaataaatatttatgaagcaGGCAGTCCTCTTGGACCACAAGAACACACAGTGTagacagagagaagcaaagaAACTTCTAACAGCTGCTACACCTTTTTGATTTCACTTAACGCATGCAAGGTACAAACCCCAGACCACTTTCCCCATCACCTTGAAACAGATAAAGATAAAGACAAGTGCAGGAGCTTTTTAGCAGCACAGTATTTATTCTCTATCCGAACTAGACATCCTATGCTATGGTTTCCTTTCATTATTTTCAACTTTTAGGCTGCTGTCTCACGTAGTGCTAAGGTTAATCTTTAAAATCAATGGCTGCTTCTTTCCAAAACTTTTGATAGAGGGAGACGAGAACTCACAGAAAAGCTATTATTCCTCAGGTAGCTCAATTCATTCCTCTTCATACTCAGGAATTTGAGGGTGGGGAGAGCAAACTGCCTTCAAACCTCAATGCCTGTTTTTATCTCCTATGGGgtattaaattaatattttacccATGAAGTTATCCAGACTGTGGCCTGTATCATCTAGGTTGTGAGTTCAAATGAATGTATAGACACTCTGTTCCCCCACCTCCTGGCTTGAGTTCCCCCAAATACACTGCTATTCACACCTACTCTTTAACCTCACCACTTGCCTTCCTTACCAACCCTGCCAGCGATCCCTCTCTTGCTTCTTCTTCAGATTTTGAGTATCACTACATATGCTTTTTCTTCCCCCATCATATTCCCTCCATCAGTTCCAAAATAGGAttaaaaacagagagaatagaaatctccttTCCTGGCTTGACATCCCCGGGCTTCTTCTACACTCTTCATCCTCAGTCATCAGCTGTTAGAGTGTTGAAGTGCAGCCACTAACCTATGGTTACTTAGTCTTAATTCCCTTCAGCTTTCTGGAATACAGTGTTAAAAATTGGTTCATCAAGGTTGCTGTCTTTTATTATAAAGATGCTTCAGGCACTTGGCAATAAGTCCATATTCTGACAATAAGTTTCTATGAGAAAAAAAGTCCTGAGAATTGTAATGTGTTCATTCACTCCTTTTATTGCTAATGTGGTGCAAAATTGCCAGGAATTCTCAGGATTGTCTTCTCTGGGAGAGCAATAGGCCCCCATTTCCCAGTTCTCTTCTGGctcccactcctccctcccctgGCCAGGCGCGCACAGCTTTCCTTCCAGCTAACTGTCTTGTCTCTTGCTATCTCTGATCCCTTGattacacacagaaagaaaacagaaaagacagagacCATCATATCAAAAAGAGATTTTTGCTAACACCCAAGTCACCAGGTCCAGGAAACTTCACACACCAAGAGCACAAATCATTCTATCAACTCCTTAGTTCTATGACTCTCAACATAAATAAGGACAGGGTtcaagaaagaggaaatgaaaataaaggccATGACACTGGTCGTGAGACAGGGAGAGCAAACTCCAAAAGCGACCAAACcattaaaaaacagaacaagtgAACTCAATACCACAAGGATTTAGAAAAATGCTTTGCCCGGTGGCCTTCAGAGAACTCCACTGGCTCTGCACACTTACGTGGTCTGCGAGGTTTGTGGAGGAGCCTGAAAGCTCTTCATGATCTGACTTGGAGCTTCCATCTCTCTCGTCAATCACGAGGTCAATGGGCATTTTCCCCTTCAAACAGCTAATGTACCGGTGGCAGAAGTTATCACACAGTTCGTGGACCTAGGAGGAGGGTCATGGCGGAGGCTCAGCTCATGTTGTCTTTATAGGTTTCATTTTTAAAGGGGAAGAATACCAGGTTGCAGGGTTACATTGGTAGAGAGCAACAAATGTAATGTCTTCCAAACTAACTCTAATTAAGGGGTGTAAGAGCTGAAGGCAAAGAAACAATAGAGCAATTGTGGCAATCGATATTATTCTTCAGAGACTCCCCTCCCTGAGCAACAAGTTACAATAAAGACCGAAACTGGACTGGAAGGAACTGGGTTCAGACTGGGAGAGTATAGAAGAAAATATGATTTGATAATAACTCAGAAACATTTAAACACTAGAACTGGGGACATCTGTGATTTCGTAAGCAAGGTGCTGTGTATGTTTCCTGGGGAAATGGTTGATCTATGTATCAATGCAAAGACACCCCAAAAAGGACTGTTCCCTCTGATTGCACCCAGTGGGAACTCTGGGCCTAGGGTAAGCTGAGCTAATAGAGACACAAGTAGACATTGTGTGCAGCAACACAAATGGCTCTGCTGTACTTCAAATAATCCTGAATGCCTGGGAGTGGGGGGGCTTTAAAAGGCAGGGCTGTCTgattcccatatcctctgagCCCCTGGCTTGAGAAGTCCATAAAGGAGGGAAATAGGGCCGTGATCAACATCTCCAGATGAGTAATCCTTCATCCCGGAGGTTTGTAACATCCCCGTCATCTGGTTgaaagaatggggggggggggtcatccaATGGGGACTGCTGCTTCCTGCTTACCTTCTCTAACTCCAGAAGATGAAACCTTAGTACTTGTATTGCTTGTATCATCTGAAAGGGAAATTTAAGAGGATGGAGTTAGGGTTCTGGGACTTGCAaatctgtggggtgtgtgtgtgtgtgtgtgtgtgtgtgtgtgtgtgtgtgtgtaagaggggtGTGTTGAGGGAATtggacagaggaagaagaaaccagCAGGTGGCCGGGCAAAACCCACACATCAAGAAATAGGAAAACCAAATGATTACTGATCATCTCTGCCTCATTGGCCACAGGGGTGGGAGCCAGTATAAGGGGTGGCCTTAGTAGTAATTTTTTCCCCTAGCTCTCACAGTGTGCTGTTGGTAAGGGCTGGTTTTCTCCCACCAGGTCTTCTTATTCTACCCGTCTTCTTTTTACTGCTCCTCCTACCCTCCACCTCAGGTCaaattggaggaggaggagggggaggggaagagagaatagaataaaacaagaaaataagagagaagaaaggagaagagaaaaagagaagagaagagaagagaagagaagagaagagaagagaagagaagagaagagagaaggggggagcCATTTCTTTGGATAGAAAGGCTTTTTAAAACAGCAAACCCGGAGCAAGCCTCCTCACAGAAGAAGGAAATACTCTAGATGAATGGGGAGGCAGGGCCTTTGAAAGAGGATTTAAGTACTTTTAATATTGAAATCCTGCAAATTAGCAAAAGAATCGCACCTAAAAGTGGCCTGCGCGGGATGGCCCCTCACCCCCAGCCCATTCTTAGCCCGCCCTCAGCCGCCTTAGCAGTTACTTCCTTCGGGGCAGCAGCCTGGGGCTCGGCCGACTTCCCCGGCACACAGAGGAAATCGCTCCCTTCTCTCCGCTTACTCCCGAGGCCGAGACCTGGGAAGCATCCCCACTCGCCCGCTCGGCGCCGCGGCGCCCGCTGCTGCCTCGGTGGGCTTCTCATCCCCTGAGGTCCATACTGCCCCTGGCTCGCCCCTACCACCCCGCAGGAGCTCTAAATGGGTCCCTTCCCTTGTGCTTCGCTAAGAGGGCTCTACTGCAACTCCCCGGAGCTCCAGGGGCAAATGAGTGCAACTCTGGGCTAGGGATGTGTCCGAGGCTGGGGACAAGCAAGAAACAGAGAGTCTTACCAAATTATCCAGCTCTGGGTTTGAGGAAAAAAGAGGCTTTTCAGCGCGAACCTATAGGAAGCAGGGAAAGTCAGCATGAATCTTCAGcccaattaaaaagagaaaaccctGTCGGGCGACTGATCTGAATGGAGGGAgcgggtactctggaagagcaggggcAGAGGAAAGGACAGGGGCTTTGATAAAATCCAAGAAACAGATTGATGTCTTAAGTGAGTGGGATCGGTGGAGTAACATGAGGGCCTGACTCGGTGGGAAGAGTCGTGCCCCACTCCAGTTGTAACGGGGAAGGCAAGGCGGCTCGCGGATTCTCAGAATCCGCTTCTGCAGCCAAACCTGGAGGTgggtctccccacctccctagcCTGAGTAGGCTTCTCTCCAGGCTCCTTGCTTCCTTTGCTCCGGGGCACTCCCAGGTTCCACCCAGCCCCTCTCCCCAATTCTTGTTCAAGTAGCTGCAGGCGGGGAAAAGGCCAAGCCCCAGATTAGGAGCAGGTCAACTTTAATTCGAGGGTCGAGCCCCTGTATTCCTGGCTGGGGGGAAAAACAAACACCCATATTTATCTCCGTTTCCAATTCGCCTCCAGGCTAAGGGATGGGGAGGAGGCGCGGAGCGCCGACTGGGCCAGAGGAACAGATCGGGTgtcctgccttttcctcctctttcaaGTCAAGCtcggaggaaaggggagggagggtgaagggctgctggggggtgggggtgagcgGGTCAAGAAGGTTGGACCTGCTTGGCGAAGACCGCGATGTCCTCGTTGAAGGAGTCGGAGGAACAGACGTCTCCGCCGGCCACTCCGGGTTCCCGGGGAGTGCAGGTCGCCAGCTCGCACTTCTCAAAGACCAGTGCTAACAGAGGAAACAACGGGTGCCTAACGGGCAGCGCCACGCAGAGACACACGCACGGAGACGGGGTGCAGAGGGGAAGGAGCAAGAACTGTAATCAACAAGTTTGGAGGATTTGCATTCTTTCTTTAATACAACAGGCACGCAACACACTACACCCTCAATCAGCCGAGCCTGGGCcacaaacagaaaggaaacagcCTGGCCTTTTCCCTTGGTTCATAGGTCTTTTCAGATCAGCCCCGAGAAGCCCCCGGCCACTTTAGcccaccaagtaaacatagaCCCAGTTAGGGTATAATGAAATAACCAAAGCCCGGCCAATTAGAGCTCGGAGTTGATCCAGATCCCACTACTCACTCCAGAGGTGCCTGCCACCCAACCCTGACCTCCAGGACAGGGAACACTATTTGAAAATTTCCCCCACAACCTGAATTGATCTAACGGGCATTTTAGACAAGGCCGAGGGCTTCACCTACGTACACACCGGAGTGACATTTCCCAATTTTAAGAAAGTGTTCTAATCTCTCCATCCTTTGCTTTATAAACTTGTTCACTTTGCTTGCAGTAAAGCTCCGGTGGCAGGGCCACAAATAATAAGAATGTTCAACTCGAAAGAGCTTCCTTCCAAAGACCACATTTCTCCCAGCGTTGCGGCGCACAAGAATAAATAAACCGCGTTTCAAAACTTGGAAGTGTGCATGCCGGGCGCGTACGCCCTTTGTGTTCCTTCGGGAGGCTTAGCTACACCTCGAGATGCTTGAGGCCTCAGGCTTTAGGCTCAGTTGCTGTTTACTCACTGTCCCCTCCCCTCGGCATCCCGCAGCCTTCCCCACCTACCCTCAGCCGGAAGAGCCCGAGAAGTACACGCTTGGACCCTGCTTGCCCACCCCTCTCCGAGATTTCCgaatataaaataatttccaGCCATTTCCCTGATTCCCCCTAAGAACGGCTGCATGCAAGCGGCAGTCTCTTCCACCCGGCTGCACTTCAAGGTCTGCCCCCTTTATTTACAGAGAATTAAGAAGTGGGTGATTAGGACTTCCTGGCCGACAGAAGCTGCCCTGATTCCAGCTCAAGCTGCGTTTAGTGACTCCCAGGCCCtcagtaggaagcagaaaggggaggggagtggagaaaaagaaagaaagaaagagagcgagagagagaaaggaggagagaaaaaggaaactggAAGTTTTTTCTCGGCTGCAGAAAACTTTCCTCTCAGTCAAGGCCTCTGTAAGGCAGCCTGAGACAACCAGCCGTGCGTCTTTTGGCCAGGAATCTTGTCCTTGGGGAGAAGGCCCGGCCAGCAAGATTTGAGGACTTAGTCCTCAACCGGGACTGTGGGGTCTGGAGAGGCCGAACCAAGGGAATAGAGGAGGTTCTATTTTTCTAGCCTGTGACTCAAGGGGCCGAAGTGCAGGctctttcctctgtctttctctactgCATGTAGTCCTCTCATGCAGAATTAAGTCCCCACTTAGCCGCCCTgtccaccccaccaccaccaccaccagagacAAGCACACGCActcacgcacactcacacacagtaaGCTGGGTCCGGGGGTCGGTTTACCCGTAGATCGCGTCCTTGTCTCTTTTCAAGGCGTCGTTGACAGCAGATCCCATGCTGGCTGGCATGACATTGGGGTGCGGGGCATGCGCGCCGTAGTGCTGCGTGGCGTGGAGAGGCGGCCCGTGGTTTAGGTGGTGAACCGGGGGGATCGGCCGCGGCGCGTGAGGGTCTCCGTACATGGAAGCGGGAACCCCTACTCCGTCCATCCCGCCGTAATGGGGCAGCTCATCGTACTGTCAGAGCCCAGCAAGGGATGGGGATGGCAGAGGGGGTGAGAGAGAAgccaggagggcagaggcaggaaagcaAAGAAACCcggagcagagaagagagagaacagaggagtGGGAATCGGatggagaagagagggggagagggagtaGGACGGAGGGGaacgggagagagagagagagagagagagagagagagagagagagagagagagagagagagagagaggaacaaaaataaaaacaaagtcagaaagaagaaaagtactGGACACAAGTTGAACACACTACAAACCAAACCAGCAGAAACAACAGAGTCGAAAGTTGGGAGAAGATATCTGTAAATTTTAAAACGTAAAAGTCTCAGCCGAGAGCAGCATTCAGAGAAGGGAGATCAGGCCGGGGACGCCGGGGGCGCAGGGAGGCCGCGCTCTCGCCGGAGGCTGCAGAACCCCAGCGAGCCAACCAAGGGAGAAGTGGAGTTAGCTAGAGGAGGAAGCCCCGGATCCCACCCCTAACCCCCCTTCGCCTCATCCAGGAGATCCAATAAATCAAAGGgcgaaatgaaacaaaataaagagaagaaaaacgcTAATAATCAGGCCGAGAACGCCAAGGACCAGGGAAGACTAGGGCCGGTGCCTCCCCCGGGGCTGGGGGCAGAGGGTGGGGAGGAATAACGTGAAAGTTACCAGAAACATTATTTAGCAGCGGATTCCCTGCGTCCTTGTCAATTTCAGAGACAAAACAAGCAGCCCAGGCTAGTCTAGGCAGCGCGGCCCCAGCGGCggccccggcggcggcggcggctcctaTGCAGCCGGCGCCCGCCCGGAGCCGC
This genomic interval carries:
- the Meis2 gene encoding homeobox protein Meis2 isoform X4, with protein sequence MFLYDELPHYGGMDGVGVPASMYGDPHAPRPIPPVHHLNHGPPLHATQHYGAHAPHPNVMPASMGSAVNDALKRDKDAIYGHPLFPLLALVFEKCELATCTPREPGVAGGDVCSSDSFNEDIAVFAKQVRAEKPLFSSNPELDNLMIQAIQVLRFHLLELEKVHELCDNFCHRYISCLKGKMPIDLVIDERDGSSKSDHEELSGSSTNLADHNPSSWRDHDDATSTHSAGTPGPSSGGHASQSGDNSSEQGDGLDNSVASPGTGDDDDPDKDKKRQKKRGIFPKVATNIMRAWLFQHLTHPYPSEEQKKQLAQDTGLTILQVNNWFINARRRIVQPMIDQSNRAVSQGAAYSPEGQPMGSFVLDGQQHMGIRPAGPMSGMGMNMGMDGQWHYM
- the Meis2 gene encoding homeobox protein Meis2 isoform X3: MFLYDELPHYGGMDGVGVPASMYGDPHAPRPIPPVHHLNHGPPLHATQHYGAHAPHPNVMPASMGSAVNDALKRDKDAIYGHPLFPLLALVFEKCELATCTPREPGVAGGDVCSSDSFNEDIAVFAKQVRAEKPLFSSNPELDNLMIQAIQVLRFHLLELEKVHELCDNFCHRYISCLKGKMPIDLVIDERDGSSKSDHEELSGSSTNLADHNPSSWRDHDDATSTHSAGTPGPSSGGHASQSGDNSSEQGDGLDNSVASPGTGDDDDPDKDKKRQKKRGIFPKVATNIMRAWLFQHLTHPYPSEEQKKQLAQDTGLTILQVNNWFINARRRIVQPMIDQSNRAGFLLDPSVSQGAAYSPEGQPMGSFVLDGQQHMGIRPAGPMSGMGMNMGMDGQWHYM